A section of the Sphingomonas ginsenosidivorax genome encodes:
- a CDS encoding AMP-binding protein, whose amino-acid sequence MTDDVTRTTTGWRIRRDAALAESAYAEGWWRRDTMADALARAAHATPDRILVVDGETRLSAAMLYARANRLAQALLARFVPGSVVSFMLPNWHEAAIIYAATTLAGMVAHPILPSLRDHDLRFMLDDIGSRMIFIPATFRRHDYAAMLSRVTADLRTPPDVVVVRGDGGPHIPFATLFETSARTLLPTLDADDVRMVMYTSGTTGRPKGVMHTHNSLGALIRQIGTHWMIAPADRFLVPSPISHIGGSIYAFEAPLLLGTTAILMEHWDAEAAVGQMVAERCTHMAGATPFLEHLLAAARIAGTRLPDLKVFICGGASVPPALIREAAAYFENAVVSRVYGSTEVPVTTVGVIDHADVDRAADTDGLPGIATVVIAETGEIRARGPQMLVGYVHAEDEAGAFDDAGFYRTGDQGKIVEGGHLVVTGRIKDLIIRNGENISPKEIEDLLASHPAIAEVAIVGIPDARTGERAVAVVVPRDAAVLDVATLAAFLAGFGVARFKYPEAVAVWDALPRNDAGKVLKQQIRATLAAG is encoded by the coding sequence ATGACCGACGACGTGACACGGACCACCACGGGATGGCGGATTCGCCGGGACGCAGCACTTGCCGAAAGCGCCTATGCCGAGGGCTGGTGGCGTCGGGACACCATGGCGGACGCGCTCGCCCGGGCCGCGCACGCGACGCCCGACCGCATTCTGGTCGTCGATGGCGAGACGCGACTGTCCGCCGCCATGCTCTATGCTCGGGCGAACCGGCTCGCACAGGCCCTGCTCGCGCGCTTCGTGCCCGGCAGCGTCGTCTCGTTCATGCTGCCCAACTGGCACGAGGCTGCGATCATCTACGCAGCCACGACGCTGGCCGGGATGGTCGCGCACCCGATCCTGCCGTCGCTGCGCGATCACGACCTGCGCTTCATGCTCGACGATATCGGCAGTCGCATGATCTTCATTCCGGCGACGTTCCGCCGCCACGACTATGCCGCGATGCTGTCGCGGGTCACCGCGGACCTGCGGACTCCGCCCGATGTCGTCGTCGTGCGTGGTGACGGGGGACCGCATATTCCCTTCGCGACGCTGTTCGAGACCAGCGCCCGGACGCTGCTGCCGACGCTCGACGCCGACGACGTCCGGATGGTGATGTACACCAGCGGCACCACCGGGCGCCCCAAGGGCGTGATGCACACGCACAATTCGCTGGGGGCGCTGATCCGCCAGATCGGCACGCACTGGATGATCGCACCGGCGGACCGCTTTCTCGTGCCCTCGCCGATCAGCCATATCGGCGGGTCGATCTATGCGTTCGAGGCCCCCCTGCTCCTCGGCACGACCGCCATCCTGATGGAGCATTGGGATGCGGAGGCGGCCGTCGGGCAGATGGTCGCGGAACGCTGCACGCACATGGCCGGCGCGACGCCGTTCCTCGAGCATCTGCTCGCCGCGGCGCGCATCGCCGGTACTCGACTGCCGGACCTGAAGGTGTTCATCTGTGGCGGCGCGTCGGTCCCCCCCGCCTTGATCCGCGAAGCGGCCGCCTATTTCGAGAACGCGGTCGTCAGCCGGGTCTATGGATCGACCGAAGTTCCCGTCACCACCGTCGGCGTGATCGATCACGCCGATGTCGACCGGGCCGCCGACACAGACGGGCTGCCCGGCATCGCGACGGTCGTGATCGCCGAGACCGGCGAGATCCGCGCGCGCGGGCCCCAGATGCTGGTGGGCTATGTCCATGCCGAGGACGAGGCGGGCGCGTTCGACGATGCCGGCTTCTACCGGACGGGCGACCAGGGCAAGATCGTCGAGGGGGGCCATCTCGTCGTCACCGGCCGGATCAAGGACCTGATCATCCGCAACGGCGAGAACATATCGCCCAAGGAGATCGAGGACCTGCTCGCGAGCCATCCCGCGATCGCCGAGGTCGCGATCGTCGGGATACCCGATGCGCGTACCGGCGAACGGGCGGTCGCGGTCGTCGTCCCACGCGACGCGGCTGTCCTCGATGTCGCGACGCTGGCGGCGTTCCTTGCCGGCTTCGGCGTCGCCCGGTTCAAATATCCCGAGGCGGTGGCGGTATGGGACGCATTGCCGCGCAACGACGCCGGCAAGGTCCTCAAGCAGCAGATTCGCGCGACCCTCGCCGCTGGCTGA
- a CDS encoding class I adenylate-forming enzyme family protein yields the protein MQTLAELCAQTLAIDPARPAIEYDGVSHSWGSVQALAGRIASLLAESGIGSEAAVAFMPRNRPSALAALLGLLIDARSVAMIYAFQSPEAIAAALDRTEAPVVVLAVEDATPEVRRVLAAKRIAAIVLDGMTARLLAGFAHGRERADDGPPRIDILTSGTTGPPKQFALPHAVIARFVLNQGMSLIDDPAEPPFLMAFPIPNITGIYSTAASLLRGKRVVLLDRFSVAAWQAFVKRYRPRASGAPPAAVKMILDADIPVEDLASLTSFGTGAAPLDPVIQRRFEDRYGIPILLSYGATEFGGPVAAMTTQLRAEFGDAKLGSVGRAMPGVELRVRDPDTGMLVPPGREGLLEVVSPRIGPDWIVTADIAAIDADGFLYLRGRADGAIMRGGFKVLPETIEAALLLHPAVAAAGVVRVPDPRVTQVPGAAIELRPGTVAPDVAALDAHVRRHLPATHVPAHWRFVATLPRNPSFKVDRPAIERLFA from the coding sequence ATGCAGACCCTTGCCGAGCTCTGTGCGCAAACGCTCGCCATCGATCCGGCGCGGCCGGCCATCGAGTATGACGGCGTGTCGCACAGCTGGGGATCGGTGCAGGCGCTCGCTGGTCGCATCGCGAGCTTGCTTGCCGAGAGCGGCATCGGCAGCGAGGCCGCGGTCGCGTTCATGCCGCGCAACAGGCCCTCCGCGCTCGCCGCGCTTCTCGGGCTGCTGATCGATGCGCGCAGCGTGGCGATGATCTACGCGTTCCAGTCGCCCGAGGCGATCGCCGCGGCGCTCGACCGCACGGAGGCACCCGTCGTCGTCCTGGCGGTCGAGGACGCCACGCCCGAGGTCCGCCGCGTCCTCGCCGCGAAGCGGATCGCGGCGATCGTCCTGGACGGGATGACCGCCCGGTTGCTCGCGGGCTTCGCGCATGGTCGGGAACGCGCCGATGACGGCCCGCCGCGGATCGACATCCTGACGAGCGGCACGACCGGCCCACCCAAGCAGTTCGCGCTGCCGCACGCGGTCATCGCGCGCTTCGTGCTGAACCAGGGAATGTCGCTGATCGACGACCCTGCCGAACCGCCGTTCCTGATGGCGTTCCCGATCCCCAACATCACCGGCATCTACAGCACGGCGGCATCGCTACTGCGGGGCAAGCGCGTCGTCCTGCTCGACCGCTTCTCGGTCGCCGCGTGGCAGGCATTCGTCAAACGCTACCGCCCCCGTGCCAGCGGCGCGCCGCCGGCCGCGGTGAAGATGATCCTCGATGCCGACATACCGGTCGAGGACCTGGCTTCGCTCACCTCCTTCGGCACCGGCGCGGCACCGCTCGACCCCGTCATCCAGCGCCGGTTCGAGGACCGGTACGGCATCCCGATCCTGCTCTCCTACGGCGCGACCGAGTTCGGCGGGCCGGTCGCGGCGATGACGACGCAGCTCCGCGCCGAATTCGGCGACGCCAAGCTCGGGAGCGTCGGGCGAGCAATGCCCGGGGTAGAATTGCGCGTACGCGACCCCGACACGGGCATGCTCGTCCCGCCCGGCCGGGAAGGCCTGCTCGAAGTGGTGTCGCCGCGGATCGGACCGGACTGGATCGTGACCGCCGACATCGCCGCGATCGATGCCGACGGCTTCCTCTACCTGCGCGGCCGTGCCGATGGCGCGATCATGCGCGGCGGGTTCAAGGTCCTGCCCGAGACGATCGAGGCGGCGCTGCTGCTGCATCCTGCGGTCGCGGCCGCGGGGGTCGTCCGCGTCCCCGACCCGCGCGTCACGCAGGTCCCCGGCGCCGCGATCGAGCTCCGACCGGGCACCGTCGCACCCGATGTCGCGGCGCTCGACGCCCATGTCCGGCGCCATCTTCCCGCGACGCACGTCCCGGCGCATTGGCGCTTCGTCGCGACGCTGCCGCGCAATCCGTCGTTCAAGGTCGATCGTCCGGCGATCGAGCGGCTGTTCGCGTGA
- a CDS encoding enoyl-CoA hydratase/isomerase family protein, with the protein MDEELLVEPALLASGEFGDAKPLGLVDLDRLPRAPLAWRLPPWPIFGIGDRSHPAAAALDGVVEPPVSIDRLVAQVGRHPHAAAVSVQVLRATEPMPVDQALLIESLGYAVLQGSGEHAAWIAARPVVARAPEPGRVVTTRDGATLSIVIDRPAAHNAIDRTMRDALFEAFTVAEMDPDIVRVALRSTGAAFGTGADLGEFGTTRDPATAHAIRGLSLPAHPLSRCATKVDVHVQGACVGSSLEIAAFAGRVTASRAAWFQLPELAMGVLPGAGGCVSVARRIGRQRAALMILSGQRIDAATALRWGLVDAIMDEPPVDPRHADLHRR; encoded by the coding sequence ATGGACGAAGAGCTCCTGGTCGAACCCGCCTTGCTGGCGAGCGGCGAATTCGGCGATGCGAAGCCGCTCGGCCTCGTGGACCTCGACCGCTTGCCTCGCGCGCCGCTCGCCTGGCGACTGCCGCCCTGGCCGATCTTCGGCATCGGCGACCGCAGTCACCCTGCGGCAGCCGCGCTCGACGGCGTCGTCGAACCGCCGGTATCGATCGACCGCCTGGTCGCGCAGGTCGGTCGCCACCCCCATGCCGCGGCGGTATCGGTGCAGGTACTTCGCGCCACCGAGCCTATGCCCGTCGACCAGGCACTCCTGATCGAGTCCCTCGGTTATGCGGTTCTGCAGGGCAGTGGCGAGCATGCGGCTTGGATCGCGGCACGGCCCGTGGTCGCACGCGCGCCGGAACCCGGGCGCGTCGTCACGACCCGCGACGGCGCGACGCTGTCGATCGTGATCGATCGACCGGCGGCGCACAACGCCATCGATCGGACGATGCGCGACGCGCTGTTCGAGGCGTTCACGGTCGCGGAAATGGATCCTGATATCGTCCGCGTGGCATTGCGGTCGACCGGCGCTGCCTTTGGTACGGGCGCCGATCTCGGCGAGTTCGGCACGACGCGCGACCCGGCGACCGCGCATGCGATCCGCGGGCTATCGCTGCCCGCCCATCCGCTGTCGCGCTGCGCGACGAAGGTCGACGTCCACGTCCAGGGCGCGTGTGTCGGATCCTCGCTGGAGATCGCCGCCTTCGCGGGCCGGGTCACCGCATCGCGCGCCGCGTGGTTCCAGCTTCCCGAACTGGCGATGGGCGTCCTGCCGGGCGCGGGTGGCTGCGTGTCGGTCGCACGCCGGATCGGGCGGCAGCGCGCCGCGCTGATGATCCTGTCGGGCCAGCGGATCGACGCCGCGACCGCGCTACGCTGGGGACTGGTCGATGCGATCATGGACGAGCCGCCCGTCGATCCACGTCATGCGGACCTGCACCGCCGCTAG
- a CDS encoding amidohydrolase family protein — protein MLIRGAALEDGTVQDVRIAAQRIAAIGPLPPHPGEPVVEARGGLLLPGLHDHHIHLAALAASLTSVACGPPSIADLSGLATVLSRPGEGWLRGVGYHESVAGLLDRAMLDAIVPDRPVRIQHRGGRMWFFNSAALDCLKGPDPAGLDRATGRLFEGDLWLKTTLDGAPPSLAAVGTILARAGVTGVTEISPANDATMARHLVRDHAGRRLPQKVLLAGRATLCAADTGPGVRLGPVKLHLHEADLPRFDTVVAAIHAAHDAGRGVAVHCATEVELVFTLAAFDDAGTVPGDRIEHASVAPDSAVREIARLGLAVVSQPHFIAERGDAYVRDVASDDLPLLYRLRAFLDAGVVLAAGSDAPFGAPEPWASMAAAVTRRTRSGQSLGPSEALTPEQAIDLYLADPDDLGRRRRIAVGAPADLCLLDRDWTQARTDLAAVQVRMTWIDGRLVHDRIDQSPA, from the coding sequence ATGCTGATCCGCGGCGCGGCGCTAGAGGACGGCACGGTCCAGGACGTACGCATCGCGGCGCAACGGATCGCGGCCATCGGGCCGTTGCCGCCACATCCTGGAGAGCCCGTCGTCGAGGCGCGCGGTGGGCTGCTGCTGCCCGGGCTGCACGACCATCATATTCATCTCGCGGCGCTGGCGGCGTCGCTGACGTCGGTGGCGTGTGGCCCGCCCAGCATCGCGGATCTCAGCGGGCTCGCGACGGTGCTGAGCCGCCCGGGCGAAGGGTGGCTGCGCGGGGTCGGCTATCACGAGAGCGTTGCCGGGCTGCTCGACCGGGCGATGCTCGACGCGATCGTTCCCGATCGACCCGTACGGATACAGCATCGCGGCGGACGGATGTGGTTCTTCAACTCGGCGGCGCTGGACTGCCTGAAGGGTCCGGACCCGGCGGGGCTGGACCGCGCGACGGGACGATTGTTCGAGGGCGACCTGTGGCTGAAGACGACGCTGGACGGCGCACCGCCGTCGCTCGCGGCGGTGGGGACGATCCTCGCGCGGGCGGGCGTGACGGGGGTCACCGAGATCTCGCCCGCCAACGACGCGACGATGGCGCGGCACCTGGTGCGCGACCATGCCGGACGCCGTCTGCCGCAAAAGGTGCTGCTCGCCGGGCGGGCGACGCTGTGCGCGGCCGATACCGGTCCGGGCGTTCGCCTGGGTCCGGTCAAGCTGCACCTGCACGAAGCCGACCTGCCGCGCTTCGACACCGTCGTCGCCGCGATCCACGCCGCGCACGACGCCGGTCGCGGGGTTGCGGTGCACTGCGCGACCGAGGTCGAGCTCGTGTTCACGCTCGCCGCGTTCGACGATGCCGGGACGGTGCCCGGCGACCGGATCGAACACGCTTCGGTCGCGCCCGACAGCGCCGTGCGCGAGATCGCGCGGCTCGGGCTCGCCGTGGTCAGCCAGCCGCATTTCATCGCCGAGCGCGGCGACGCGTATGTCCGCGACGTCGCTTCGGACGACCTGCCGCTGCTGTATCGCCTGCGCGCGTTCCTCGACGCGGGCGTCGTGCTCGCCGCGGGGAGCGATGCACCGTTCGGCGCGCCCGAGCCCTGGGCCTCGATGGCGGCAGCGGTCACGCGCCGAACCCGCTCCGGGCAATCGCTGGGACCATCGGAAGCCCTGACGCCCGAGCAGGCGATCGACCTCTATCTCGCCGATCCGGACGACCTGGGTCGCCGCCGCCGGATCGCGGTCGGCGCGCCTGCCGACCTGTGCCTGCTGGACCGGGACTGGACTCAGGCCCGGACCGATCTAGCGGCGGTGCAGGTCCGCATGACGTGGATCGACGGGCGGCTCGTCCATGATCGCATCGACCAGTCCCCAGCGTAG
- a CDS encoding CoA transferase — MPLVMPLATVGHAWLQDLARASASATLAAIDGATLLGERALLGGFRVPGRRSAGGGCRLYHARQGTIALNLARAQDRDLLPALFAVEDAFTSDDAVAAAIASRNAGDLVARGRMLGLAIAHEDEAPPGPATTRLVSAARASSARSSPRVLDLSALWAGPLAARLLGLTGAHIVRVESRVRAEPTRPGEDAHFGLLNRGKTSVVLDLKDPGDRATVLRLITEADIVIEAARPRALRQLGIDADALLRAQPGLTWMTITGHGASGEAADWVGFGDDCAVAAGLSAALRRASGRTGFVGDAIADPLTGIYAARAAWNAWAHGGGVRLGIAMAGVVAEAIAAARAVDARAFDRSLTDWAAAQGAPIAPVADRRSGAPC; from the coding sequence ATGCCGCTCGTCATGCCGCTGGCGACCGTCGGGCATGCGTGGCTCCAAGACCTGGCACGGGCAAGCGCCAGCGCGACGCTGGCAGCGATCGATGGGGCGACGTTGCTCGGCGAGCGCGCCCTGCTCGGCGGGTTTCGCGTTCCCGGACGGCGATCGGCGGGTGGCGGATGCCGGCTGTACCATGCCCGGCAAGGTACGATCGCCCTCAACCTCGCGCGCGCGCAAGATCGCGACCTGCTCCCCGCCCTGTTTGCAGTCGAAGACGCTTTCACCTCCGACGATGCCGTGGCGGCGGCGATCGCATCGCGAAATGCCGGCGATCTCGTCGCGCGCGGACGCATGCTCGGGCTGGCGATCGCCCATGAGGACGAGGCGCCCCCAGGACCCGCGACCACGCGGCTCGTCAGCGCCGCCCGCGCCTCGTCCGCACGTTCGTCGCCGCGCGTGCTCGACCTGTCGGCGCTATGGGCCGGTCCGCTTGCTGCCCGTTTGCTCGGGCTGACGGGCGCGCACATCGTCCGGGTCGAAAGTCGCGTCCGTGCCGAACCGACCCGACCGGGCGAGGACGCGCATTTCGGCCTGTTGAACCGCGGAAAGACCAGCGTGGTTCTCGACCTCAAGGATCCCGGCGATCGCGCGACGGTGCTGCGGCTGATCACCGAAGCGGATATCGTGATCGAGGCCGCCCGCCCCCGCGCGCTCCGGCAGCTCGGCATCGACGCGGACGCGCTGCTGCGCGCGCAGCCCGGGCTGACCTGGATGACGATCACCGGGCATGGCGCGAGCGGCGAGGCCGCGGACTGGGTCGGGTTCGGTGACGATTGCGCGGTCGCCGCGGGGCTTTCCGCCGCGCTGCGCCGCGCCAGCGGACGGACGGGCTTTGTCGGGGATGCGATCGCCGACCCGCTGACGGGTATCTACGCCGCCCGCGCCGCCTGGAATGCCTGGGCCCATGGTGGCGGCGTGCGACTCGGGATCGCGATGGCGGGCGTCGTCGCGGAGGCGATCGCCGCGGCGCGCGCGGTGGATGCGCGGGCGTTCGATCGGTCACTGACCGACTGGGCGGCTGCGCAAGGCGCGCCGATCGCGCCCGTCGCCGATCGCCGATCCGGTGCGCCATGCTGA